The Leptospira sp. WS39.C2 genome contains a region encoding:
- a CDS encoding universal stress protein yields MEKLIQKLIIPIDGSPSSAKALEFGLAIAKASNAVCYVVEVIEDFGPLPGYYDAAPPGKDRVKWISEQRFEKIHPILDETTVKWNRVVLEGYPAEEICKLAEKEKADLIVIGSRGHGILGRFIMGSVSDRVVHYAPCSVTVVR; encoded by the coding sequence ATGGAAAAATTAATTCAAAAGCTCATCATCCCAATTGATGGATCCCCCAGTTCCGCAAAAGCATTAGAATTTGGTTTGGCAATTGCCAAAGCAAGTAATGCAGTTTGTTATGTTGTTGAAGTGATTGAAGATTTTGGTCCTCTCCCTGGTTATTATGATGCAGCGCCCCCAGGAAAAGATAGAGTCAAATGGATTTCGGAACAAAGATTTGAAAAGATCCATCCTATTTTAGATGAGACCACTGTGAAATGGAATCGAGTTGTTTTAGAAGGTTATCCTGCGGAAGAAATTTGTAAATTAGCAGAAAAAGAAAAAGCAGATTTGATTGTCATTGGAAGTCGAGGTCATGGAATATTAGGTAGGTTTATTATGGGCAGTGTCTCTGATCGAGTTGTACACTACGCACCATGTTCCGTAACAGTAGTTAGGTGA
- a CDS encoding AAA family ATPase — MFTIGKYKVTKELHLGKRSSVYVGEDEKESPVVVKLLNRDYPDNHEITKFKNEFEILKSIESPYTLKPLSFESYQNTVAIVFPHIEYTDLAKLQLSGKYSNLQTFLNISIEICRALADIHKAKVVHNDIKAQNIIYNPETGKLRIIDFGSATLLTHRNFYLPMNQNLTGTLAHISPEQTGRMNRTVDYRTDFYSLGVTLYQLITGELPFLYTDSLEMVHAHLARIPLPPKERSNAPKILSDLIMKLLEKNPEDRYQTATGLLSDLITIQSVLLENGKENLDSFQMELAKNDKSSRFQIPKKLYGRETQLQTFEEKFLNSTEGKIEIFLISGRSGIGKSALINEIQKPVTIERAYFTSGKFDLYKKSIPYRAINLALQGLVKQLLSENETAVKEWKRILSQTLGANAKLIVDVVPELAQLLGEVVTPPELDTVETENRFHIVFRKFLRTVCTKEHPVVMFLDDLQWADSSSILLLKEVITDPEISYFFIILSYRDNEVSPTDPFFRMLEELRETKTSITEIRLEPLLESDISILVSETLSLPESEIKTISEIIWKKTKGNPFHVNEMFKNLYERSYIQFSENRWVWDKEKINTVNISENVIDLIIDKIYLQPPNLIDTLKLTACIGNWFRHDIYATIAERPFHLASMDLVALANEEFLILGLDDANFTHDKIREAIYKIISPEEKSQLHYKIGKTYLSILYKYKLDDHLFTIVNQLNLGASQITKDQELVQLRTLNERAGFKALNSSAYDAAFIFFERMIGLMADDEWVTQYENTLKLHLAYARSAYLSKNFEKAEKSFNYILKYAKSDLDKILVYELQSSMLVTQNKMKEVLVTLKQALKLLGVRLPKNASALSPLKEIIKFKIRLGRKDIEELEFLPIATDPKYLAIMRLLNACIAPSFLADPNLFPVIVLKMVNYSLVYGLCDLSAFGFCAMGMIQGSGLGDYESGLKFGKLGIKLIDVLDSKAFKCRTLFMYSCMISPWKNHAKEGKNIFWDSFLAGMETGDLQYASYSLNNIHFQGLLYRENLDDLYKSQLRYDASLLSIRQHHAYQVHRLNMQIVENMRGESSDPLSLEGRYFSESEIVKEWQNAGNANALFDYHLCKLRLEYFLGDIKKAYESSLKLDLLEGAVFGMMFVPEHVFFGALVVYELITNPSISKEIPKSILLKRLKTFSKRLKVWAKNSPENFGHKFQIISAIELYIANKKSDAVIACKAAITSAREFGYILEEAIANEILVRMWKETGFDQYSNLHLVEAHYRYGKYGFISKVKQLEAEHISLKKYIGRNFRTDSTDNVSLFSTTKDIFGDVGSSLDINTVIKASQTISGEIQLNRLLEKMMKIILENAGAERGYFILNLESKWQVIAESNLENESVSVYSESPFELDFAKPIASINQNKIPSQIIGYVVRTGVVVICGDAAREGEFKNDPYVKAFFPKSLLCYPILSHGTVVGIVYLENNLTTDAFTPGRVEILKILSSQIAVSIENSLLYSNLEQKVDERTKELNSALTEVKGLKEQQDGDYFLASLLIEPLTQNHAKSSNMNIQFLTEQKKKFSYKQWNSEIGGDLCVSSSIQLQNKKYIVVLNGDAMGKSMQGASGALVIGSVFEAIIKRNSQSEESREMTPEKWVSNAYSELHNTLVTFDGSMLISMFLCLIDDETGFFYFLNAEHPRPVIYRNGKTFFLPHNYVCAKLGLLASKKNLQINTFQMEQNDILLVGSDGRDDILIGSEEEMEVNEDDELFLKTALEGMGDLNSIRDAIKRQGDLIDDLSLIRVEYTGLGSEINIPKSHPKHIVYLRALTLYKQKQWVEVERMISSHYPDIHEAPLSFQKIYLYTEHRVSAFPLQFAVTYIQKNPSDSLTLFYIAEALFTNGDFGAAFDYSERVKLRRPYHKENNRLFARLTELRRK, encoded by the coding sequence TTGTTTACAATAGGAAAATATAAAGTAACCAAAGAACTTCATTTAGGAAAAAGAAGTTCTGTCTATGTAGGAGAAGATGAAAAAGAATCTCCAGTTGTTGTGAAACTTTTAAACCGAGATTATCCAGATAATCACGAAATTACTAAATTTAAAAATGAATTTGAAATCTTAAAGTCTATAGAGTCACCTTATACATTAAAACCACTAAGTTTTGAATCTTATCAAAATACGGTTGCGATTGTATTCCCTCATATTGAATATACCGATCTCGCAAAATTACAGTTAAGCGGAAAATATAGTAATTTACAAACATTTTTAAATATATCAATAGAAATTTGTAGAGCTCTTGCGGACATTCATAAAGCAAAAGTTGTACATAATGACATCAAAGCTCAGAACATCATTTATAATCCTGAAACTGGAAAACTCAGAATCATTGATTTTGGTTCTGCTACTTTATTAACACATAGAAATTTTTATCTCCCGATGAACCAAAATTTAACGGGAACACTAGCGCATATTTCACCAGAACAAACTGGTCGTATGAATAGGACAGTTGACTATCGAACTGATTTTTATTCTCTTGGAGTAACACTTTACCAATTGATCACGGGAGAACTCCCGTTTTTGTATACGGATAGTTTGGAGATGGTACACGCACATTTAGCGCGTATTCCTTTGCCTCCAAAAGAAAGAAGTAATGCTCCGAAAATTTTATCAGATTTGATTATGAAACTTTTGGAAAAAAATCCAGAAGATCGATACCAAACTGCAACTGGATTACTTTCAGATTTGATTACGATCCAGTCAGTATTATTGGAAAATGGAAAAGAGAATCTCGACTCCTTCCAAATGGAGTTGGCCAAAAATGATAAATCTTCAAGGTTTCAAATTCCAAAAAAATTATATGGAAGAGAAACTCAACTACAGACATTTGAGGAAAAATTCTTAAATTCTACTGAAGGAAAAATTGAAATATTTTTAATTTCTGGTCGTTCAGGGATTGGTAAATCCGCACTCATTAATGAAATCCAAAAACCAGTCACTATTGAAAGGGCTTATTTTACTTCAGGTAAATTTGATTTATATAAAAAATCCATTCCGTATCGCGCCATCAATCTCGCATTACAAGGTCTGGTGAAACAGCTATTATCAGAAAACGAAACAGCTGTTAAAGAATGGAAAAGAATCCTATCACAAACTTTAGGTGCAAATGCAAAACTAATCGTCGATGTAGTACCTGAATTGGCTCAACTTTTAGGAGAAGTTGTGACTCCACCAGAGTTAGATACTGTTGAAACGGAAAATCGCTTTCATATCGTTTTTAGAAAGTTTTTGCGAACAGTATGTACGAAAGAACATCCTGTAGTAATGTTTTTGGATGATTTGCAGTGGGCGGATTCATCCAGTATACTTTTATTAAAGGAAGTTATTACCGATCCTGAAATATCCTATTTTTTTATCATCCTTTCCTATCGAGATAATGAAGTTAGTCCAACTGATCCTTTTTTTCGAATGTTGGAGGAATTAAGAGAAACAAAAACTTCTATCACAGAAATTCGTCTAGAGCCACTGCTTGAATCGGATATATCAATCCTTGTTTCTGAAACTTTATCTCTTCCTGAATCTGAAATTAAAACTATCTCAGAGATCATTTGGAAAAAAACAAAAGGTAATCCTTTCCATGTGAATGAGATGTTTAAAAATCTTTATGAAAGATCTTACATCCAGTTTTCAGAAAATCGTTGGGTGTGGGATAAGGAAAAAATCAATACAGTAAACATTTCAGAAAATGTAATTGATTTGATCATCGATAAAATTTACTTACAACCTCCTAATTTAATTGATACACTTAAGTTAACAGCTTGTATCGGCAACTGGTTTCGGCACGATATTTATGCAACAATTGCGGAAAGACCATTCCACCTTGCATCAATGGATTTGGTTGCGTTGGCCAATGAAGAATTTTTAATTTTAGGATTAGATGATGCAAATTTTACACATGATAAAATTCGGGAAGCAATCTACAAAATCATTTCTCCGGAAGAAAAATCTCAACTTCATTATAAAATTGGCAAAACATATTTATCAATATTATATAAATACAAATTAGATGATCATTTATTCACCATTGTAAACCAACTTAACTTAGGTGCTTCTCAAATCACAAAAGACCAGGAATTGGTCCAGTTAAGGACTTTAAATGAAAGGGCAGGATTTAAAGCACTTAATTCGTCGGCGTATGATGCTGCGTTTATTTTTTTTGAACGTATGATTGGTTTGATGGCAGATGATGAGTGGGTAACTCAATATGAAAATACACTCAAACTTCATTTAGCATACGCTAGATCTGCTTATTTATCGAAGAACTTTGAAAAAGCAGAAAAAAGTTTTAATTATATTCTGAAATATGCTAAATCCGATTTAGATAAAATTTTAGTATATGAACTTCAGTCATCTATGTTGGTAACACAAAACAAGATGAAAGAAGTATTGGTTACTTTGAAACAAGCACTTAAGTTGCTAGGTGTTAGGTTGCCAAAAAATGCTTCTGCATTGTCTCCTTTAAAGGAAATTATCAAATTTAAAATTCGATTAGGTAGAAAAGATATAGAAGAACTTGAGTTTCTTCCAATTGCAACTGATCCGAAATATCTGGCAATCATGCGTTTACTCAATGCTTGTATTGCTCCTTCGTTTTTAGCTGATCCAAACTTATTCCCAGTTATAGTCCTTAAAATGGTTAACTATAGTTTGGTGTATGGATTGTGTGATTTGAGTGCATTTGGATTTTGTGCGATGGGGATGATTCAAGGTTCAGGTCTTGGCGATTATGAATCAGGATTAAAATTTGGTAAGTTAGGTATTAAGTTAATTGATGTTTTAGATTCAAAAGCATTTAAATGTAGAACTTTGTTTATGTATTCCTGTATGATTTCTCCTTGGAAAAATCATGCGAAAGAAGGCAAAAATATCTTTTGGGATAGTTTCCTTGCTGGTATGGAGACTGGTGATTTACAATATGCTTCTTATTCTTTGAATAATATACATTTCCAAGGACTACTTTATCGGGAAAACTTGGATGATTTATACAAAAGCCAATTACGTTACGATGCGTCCCTTTTGAGTATACGCCAACACCATGCATACCAAGTGCATAGGTTAAATATGCAAATCGTAGAAAACATGCGCGGAGAGTCTTCTGATCCATTAAGTTTGGAAGGTCGTTATTTTTCCGAATCAGAAATCGTAAAAGAATGGCAGAATGCAGGGAATGCAAATGCGTTATTTGATTATCATTTGTGTAAACTTAGGCTTGAATACTTTTTGGGTGATATCAAAAAAGCATACGAATCATCATTAAAGTTAGATTTACTAGAAGGTGCAGTTTTTGGTATGATGTTTGTTCCAGAACATGTGTTTTTTGGAGCATTAGTTGTCTATGAACTAATAACAAATCCTTCTATCTCGAAGGAAATCCCAAAATCAATATTACTAAAAAGATTAAAAACATTTTCAAAACGTTTGAAAGTTTGGGCAAAAAATTCGCCAGAAAATTTTGGACACAAGTTTCAAATTATATCTGCTATTGAATTGTATATCGCAAACAAAAAATCGGACGCTGTAATTGCATGTAAGGCAGCAATTACATCAGCAAGAGAATTTGGATATATTTTAGAAGAAGCGATTGCCAATGAAATATTGGTCAGAATGTGGAAAGAAACTGGATTTGATCAATACAGTAACTTACACTTAGTTGAAGCACATTATCGTTATGGAAAATATGGTTTCATTTCTAAAGTCAAACAGTTGGAAGCGGAACATATTTCCCTTAAAAAATACATTGGTAGAAATTTTAGGACAGATTCAACGGACAATGTATCTTTGTTTAGCACAACGAAAGATATATTTGGAGACGTTGGATCCAGTTTAGATATCAACACTGTCATCAAAGCATCCCAAACAATTTCTGGCGAAATCCAACTCAATCGTTTGTTGGAAAAAATGATGAAAATTATTTTAGAAAATGCTGGAGCCGAAAGAGGGTATTTTATTCTCAATTTGGAATCAAAATGGCAAGTGATTGCAGAATCAAATTTAGAAAATGAATCTGTTTCCGTTTATTCTGAATCACCTTTTGAATTGGATTTTGCTAAACCAATTGCATCAATCAATCAAAACAAAATCCCTTCGCAGATCATCGGTTATGTGGTGAGGACTGGTGTTGTTGTAATTTGTGGTGATGCAGCAAGAGAAGGTGAATTCAAAAATGATCCTTATGTAAAAGCTTTTTTCCCTAAATCCTTATTATGTTATCCTATTCTAAGTCATGGAACTGTAGTAGGTATTGTATACTTAGAAAATAATCTTACTACGGATGCTTTTACACCTGGAAGAGTTGAGATCCTTAAAATTTTATCCTCACAAATTGCTGTTTCAATCGAAAACTCACTTTTATATTCTAATTTGGAACAAAAAGTAGATGAAAGAACAAAAGAGTTGAATTCGGCTTTAACGGAAGTTAAAGGTTTGAAAGAACAACAAGACGGAGATTATTTTCTCGCTTCTCTTTTGATTGAACCATTAACACAAAATCATGCCAAATCTTCCAATATGAATATTCAGTTTCTAACGGAACAAAAGAAAAAGTTTAGTTATAAACAATGGAATTCTGAGATAGGTGGTGACTTATGTGTTTCGTCTTCTATCCAACTACAAAACAAAAAATACATCGTTGTTTTAAATGGAGATGCAATGGGCAAATCAATGCAAGGTGCAAGTGGAGCCCTTGTGATTGGTTCTGTATTTGAGGCCATTATAAAACGTAATAGTCAATCCGAAGAATCAAGGGAAATGACCCCTGAAAAATGGGTGAGTAATGCATATTCCGAATTACACAATACTTTAGTTACCTTTGACGGTTCCATGTTGATTTCAATGTTTTTATGTTTGATTGATGATGAAACTGGATTCTTTTATTTTTTGAATGCAGAACACCCAAGACCAGTAATTTATCGAAATGGTAAGACGTTTTTTCTCCCACATAACTATGTTTGTGCGAAATTAGGATTACTTGCTTCAAAGAAAAATTTACAAATTAATACATTTCAAATGGAACAAAATGACATACTTCTTGTTGGATCTGACGGTAGAGATGATATTTTAATTGGATCCGAAGAAGAAATGGAAGTGAATGAAGATGACGAATTATTTTTGAAAACCGCACTCGAAGGAATGGGGGACTTAAATTCCATTAGAGACGCAATCAAACGCCAAGGGGATCTCATTGACGATCTTTCTTTGATTCGTGTGGAGTATACGGGATTGGGATCCGAAATCAACATTCCAAAATCCCATCCAAAACATATTGTTTATCTAAGAGCACTTACATTGTACAAACAAAAACAATGGGTTGAAGTGGAAAGAATGATCTCATCGCATTACCCTGATATTCACGAAGCACCCCTTTCCTTTCAAAAAATATACCTATATACGGAACATAGGGTATCCGCTTTCCCTTTACAATTTGCGGTTACTTACATTCAAAAAAATCCTTCCGACAGCTTAACTTTATTTTATATAGCAGAAGCATTATTTACAAACGGGGATTTTGGAGCTGCCTTTGATTATTCGGAGAGAGTGAAGTTACGACGGCCTTACCACAAAGAAAACAATCGATTATTTGCTCGACTCACAGAACTTCGGCGTAAATAA
- a CDS encoding SDR family NAD(P)-dependent oxidoreductase has protein sequence MKEKKVALVTGGTSGLGRAIVLEYANAGYVVGFCGRRKQEGEDTLNLLEKQGGKGIFFKCDVTQSEAVRNFVEIIIEKYGRIDVAVNNAGISGVLKSTADYPLDIFDSVMDVNLKGTFLSMQFELKQFLKQESGGVIINVSSALGLRGKEKAGPYSMSKHGIIGLTKSAALEYGSAGIRVIALCPGGIQTEMDDVFYANVPNPEEVKKERMKSYALGRMATPEEVAKTCVWLSGDGAAFITGAVIPVDGGKTAR, from the coding sequence ATGAAAGAAAAAAAAGTAGCATTAGTTACTGGTGGAACATCTGGATTAGGTAGAGCAATCGTATTAGAATATGCAAACGCTGGTTATGTGGTTGGGTTTTGTGGTCGCCGGAAACAAGAAGGGGAAGACACTCTAAACCTTTTGGAAAAACAAGGTGGAAAGGGAATTTTTTTCAAATGTGATGTCACACAATCGGAAGCAGTTCGTAATTTTGTAGAAATCATTATAGAGAAATATGGTCGTATCGATGTAGCGGTGAACAATGCAGGAATTTCTGGTGTACTCAAATCAACTGCTGATTATCCATTGGATATATTCGATTCAGTCATGGATGTGAATTTGAAGGGAACTTTTTTATCAATGCAATTTGAATTAAAACAATTCCTCAAACAAGAATCTGGTGGAGTGATCATCAATGTTTCTTCTGCATTAGGACTTCGCGGAAAAGAAAAAGCAGGCCCTTACTCTATGTCAAAACATGGAATCATTGGATTAACAAAATCAGCTGCATTAGAATATGGATCAGCTGGGATTCGGGTCATTGCTCTTTGTCCTGGTGGGATTCAAACTGAGATGGATGATGTATTTTATGCAAATGTTCCAAATCCAGAAGAAGTGAAAAAAGAAAGAATGAAATCGTATGCTTTGGGTAGAATGGCAACACCAGAAGAGGTTGCTAAAACATGTGTTTGGTTATCTGGAGATGGTGCTGCGTTTATCACTGGTGCAGTTATACCAGTCGACGGTGGGAAAACGGCTAGATAG
- a CDS encoding AfsA-related hotdog domain-containing protein produces the protein MKVSEKEELPPVLPLDKRYTRTFYQEDSFVSNIRRALPRMITTDIMENDVLPNLNEEEKEFLLFYYFKRNDPSGSYYQLKTIPPRIRKESADRILVEANIDDLGREFLGQFYHFDSEIEQYVLNDQVTESDEIRILQLVKRRDYYVGNVEKSVLSEIFERFPEIPKRDTFFANLYIPPTHKYYSPPNLKHISGMQIVEAARQFGIACNHMFGKVPFEDVTFLLLYLNSEFFQYAKMNMPIKLRAKAKEVKFSKSGYWNYSKLVITAYQENQEITKIEMAASILPLKVYKRLKSTQEEVYEIDPRFRILDRFKNNISIRENGRNIVSTIENISNSGFMVRCSGILPGTLSTEQQLEFFMHFDIVGFVHGTCILLWVKEDDNNEDMFFAGFRFEEISDLDKANVKEAINRYGRLIEDREIQ, from the coding sequence ATGAAGGTTTCAGAAAAAGAAGAACTCCCCCCCGTTTTACCCTTAGACAAACGATACACACGCACTTTTTACCAAGAAGATAGTTTTGTTTCTAATATCAGAAGGGCACTGCCTCGGATGATTACCACTGACATTATGGAAAATGATGTCTTACCAAATCTGAACGAAGAGGAAAAAGAATTCCTTTTGTTTTATTATTTCAAACGTAACGATCCTTCAGGTAGTTATTACCAATTAAAAACGATACCACCAAGAATCCGTAAAGAATCAGCTGATCGAATATTAGTTGAAGCTAATATCGATGATTTGGGCAGAGAATTTTTAGGTCAGTTTTATCATTTTGATTCTGAAATCGAACAGTATGTACTCAACGACCAAGTGACAGAATCTGATGAAATTCGCATTTTACAACTTGTCAAACGAAGAGATTATTACGTAGGGAATGTGGAAAAATCAGTGCTCTCAGAGATCTTCGAAAGATTTCCTGAGATTCCGAAAAGAGATACGTTTTTTGCTAACTTATACATTCCACCAACTCATAAATACTACTCTCCACCCAATTTAAAACATATATCTGGAATGCAAATCGTAGAAGCAGCAAGGCAATTTGGAATCGCCTGTAATCACATGTTTGGAAAAGTTCCTTTTGAGGATGTTACCTTTTTATTATTATATCTAAACTCAGAATTTTTCCAATATGCAAAGATGAATATGCCAATCAAACTTAGGGCAAAAGCAAAAGAAGTAAAGTTTAGCAAATCAGGATATTGGAATTACTCAAAGCTAGTTATCACTGCCTACCAAGAAAACCAAGAAATTACGAAAATTGAAATGGCAGCAAGTATTTTGCCTTTGAAAGTATACAAACGCTTAAAAAGCACACAAGAAGAAGTGTATGAAATCGATCCAAGGTTTCGTATTCTAGATCGTTTCAAAAACAATATTTCCATTCGTGAAAATGGGCGAAATATTGTATCTACCATTGAAAATATCTCAAATTCAGGGTTTATGGTGCGCTGCTCAGGAATCCTACCAGGAACCTTGTCTACAGAGCAACAACTAGAATTTTTTATGCATTTTGATATTGTTGGTTTCGTACACGGAACTTGTATTTTATTATGGGTAAAAGAAGACGATAATAATGAAGATATGTTTTTTGCAGGATTTCGTTTCGAAGAAATATCTGATCTAGACAAAGCAAATGTAAAGGAAGCAATCAATCGTTATGGAAGATTGATCGAAGATAGGGAAATCCAATGA
- a CDS encoding ABC transporter permease — MTNTFDKFLTFLFYRKSLALFLLLAPLLIWLGVVYLGSLFTLLIQSFFSIDSFSGVIKREFTLESYYDLFRQSTNWDIIIRTSTMAFTVTLVSAIIAFPIAYFMAMNAGPKLKPILYLGVMLPLWSSYLVKVYSWKLIMAKEGILTWCLERLGLLHVLDAILALPVIGGSSLSFSYIGMFLVFVYIWLPYMILPIQASLERIPKSLLEASSDLGGGPTQTFRKVILPLAFPGVVAGSIFTFSLTLGDYIIPTIIGNSSYFIGMAVYTHQGTAGNIPLAAAFSVVPIVIMMVYLSIAKRLGAFDAL; from the coding sequence ATGACAAATACCTTTGATAAGTTTTTAACCTTTTTGTTTTACAGAAAGAGTTTGGCACTCTTTCTATTACTTGCGCCACTTCTCATTTGGCTTGGAGTGGTGTATCTAGGATCTTTGTTTACTCTCCTCATCCAAAGTTTTTTTTCAATCGATTCCTTTTCTGGAGTTATCAAACGAGAGTTCACTTTAGAATCCTATTATGATTTGTTTCGCCAAAGTACCAATTGGGACATCATCATAAGAACTTCAACGATGGCATTTACAGTTACATTGGTCAGTGCTATCATTGCATTTCCCATTGCTTATTTTATGGCAATGAATGCAGGACCAAAATTAAAACCTATTTTGTATTTGGGAGTGATGTTGCCTTTGTGGTCGAGTTATCTAGTTAAAGTTTATTCTTGGAAACTCATCATGGCAAAAGAAGGAATCCTCACTTGGTGTTTGGAAAGGCTTGGGCTCTTACATGTGTTAGATGCTATTCTTGCTCTGCCTGTCATTGGAGGGAGTTCACTTTCTTTTTCCTATATAGGAATGTTTTTGGTGTTTGTATACATTTGGCTACCCTATATGATTTTACCCATCCAAGCTTCATTGGAAAGGATACCAAAATCTTTACTCGAAGCATCTTCTGATTTGGGAGGAGGACCAACACAAACCTTTCGAAAAGTGATTTTACCTTTGGCCTTTCCTGGTGTCGTTGCAGGTTCAATATTTACATTTTCTTTAACACTTGGGGATTATATCATCCCTACAATCATTGGGAACTCGAGTTATTTTATCGGTATGGCTGTATATACCCACCAAGGAACAGCTGGGAACATTCCCCTTGCTGCAGCTTTTTCTGTGGTTCCCATCGTGATCATGATGGTGTATTTATCCATTGCAAAACGATTAGGAGCATTCGATGCGCTCTAA
- a CDS encoding ABC transporter permease yields MRSKWNLGSIGLKTATLFGFLFIHIPILIIIMYAFSTDEKTFQFPLPGFTTKWFGVAWERNDIWEAIALSSQVALVSTVIAIFLGTLACLAVYRSQFFGKEIISFLVILPIALPGIVTGISLRSAMSLFGIPFSTWTIVIAHATFCIVTVYNNVLARLRRSSHSMVEASMDLGANPWQTFRFVILPNIATALLAGGMLSFALSFDEVIVTTFTAGQQSTVPIWMLTEFIRPRQRPVTNVVAVFVILVTTLPILAAYYLTKEDEGRKK; encoded by the coding sequence ATGCGCTCTAAATGGAACTTAGGTTCGATTGGTTTAAAAACCGCAACACTCTTCGGTTTTTTATTCATTCACATTCCCATACTCATCATCATCATGTATGCTTTTTCCACAGATGAAAAAACATTCCAGTTCCCTCTTCCTGGTTTCACAACCAAATGGTTTGGAGTTGCTTGGGAACGAAATGATATTTGGGAGGCCATTGCGTTATCTTCGCAAGTCGCACTTGTCTCTACCGTCATTGCGATTTTTTTAGGAACCCTTGCTTGTCTTGCCGTATATCGTAGTCAGTTTTTTGGAAAAGAGATTATTTCTTTCCTTGTGATTTTACCAATTGCCCTTCCAGGGATTGTGACAGGGATTTCACTCCGTTCGGCCATGTCTCTTTTTGGAATTCCATTTAGTACTTGGACCATCGTAATTGCTCATGCTACATTTTGTATCGTAACGGTTTATAATAATGTGCTCGCTCGTTTACGTCGGAGTTCTCACTCTATGGTGGAAGCATCTATGGATTTAGGTGCAAACCCTTGGCAAACATTTCGTTTTGTAATCCTCCCTAATATCGCAACAGCATTGTTAGCTGGTGGTATGTTGTCCTTTGCCTTGTCTTTTGATGAAGTAATCGTAACAACATTTACTGCAGGACAACAATCTACTGTACCAATTTGGATGTTAACTGAATTCATTCGACCAAGGCAGAGGCCTGTCACAAACGTTGTGGCTGTTTTTGTCATTTTGGTAACAACTTTACCGATCCTTGCTGCTTATTACCTGACAAAGGAAGATGAAGGTCGCAAAAAATAA
- a CDS encoding ABC transporter ATP-binding protein, producing the protein MSQVYDVEFQNVTRKFDQFIAVDDVSFGIKKGEFFSMLGPSGSGKTTCLRMVAGFQDTSSGRVLLEGVDVTGIPPYKRNVNTVFQDYALFPHMSVAENVGYGLKIKKLPNSEITKRVSEMLEMVRLPDVGNRKPSELSGGQRQRIALARALINRPGVLLLDEPLGALDLKLREEMQLELKVIQKEVGITFIFVTHDQEEALSMSDRIAVFNKGKVEQIATPEELYNRPKTEFVANFVGTSNILSIEETKRLTGQSGKLMVRPERVHVFANAKEDNHSTGYRTFKAILKSQVYSGATSKMHFETPSGSRIIASTQNLKISADHIAVGSEVLVGWKDSDMHLL; encoded by the coding sequence ATGAGCCAAGTATACGATGTTGAGTTTCAAAATGTAACCAGGAAATTCGACCAATTTATAGCGGTGGATGATGTCTCCTTTGGGATAAAAAAAGGTGAGTTTTTTTCGATGTTAGGCCCTTCCGGGTCTGGTAAAACAACCTGTCTCCGAATGGTGGCAGGGTTTCAAGATACAAGTTCAGGAAGGGTTCTTTTGGAAGGAGTTGATGTTACAGGCATTCCTCCTTACAAAAGAAATGTAAATACGGTATTTCAAGATTATGCATTATTCCCACATATGTCTGTTGCGGAAAATGTGGGTTATGGTTTAAAAATTAAAAAACTTCCAAATTCAGAGATCACAAAACGAGTTTCAGAGATGCTTGAGATGGTTCGTCTTCCTGATGTTGGAAATCGAAAACCATCAGAACTATCGGGTGGCCAGAGGCAAAGGATTGCACTCGCAAGAGCACTCATCAATCGCCCCGGTGTACTTTTGTTAGATGAACCTTTAGGTGCACTTGACTTAAAACTAAGGGAAGAGATGCAACTAGAACTCAAGGTTATTCAAAAGGAAGTAGGGATTACTTTTATTTTTGTAACCCATGACCAAGAAGAAGCCCTTTCGATGTCAGATCGGATCGCTGTCTTTAATAAAGGTAAGGTGGAGCAAATCGCAACGCCAGAAGAATTGTACAATCGTCCCAAAACAGAGTTTGTTGCTAATTTTGTTGGAACTTCCAATATTCTATCAATAGAAGAAACGAAACGTCTCACAGGGCAAAGTGGAAAGTTGATGGTTCGGCCTGAACGAGTCCATGTATTCGCCAATGCGAAAGAAGACAATCACTCCACTGGATACCGAACTTTTAAAGCAATTTTGAAAAGCCAAGTGTATTCAGGTGCCACATCCAAAATGCATTTTGAAACACCAAGTGGATCTCGGATCATTGCTTCCACCCAAAATTTAAAAATATCCGCAGATCATATAGCAGTTGGATCTGAGGTTCTTGTCGGATGGAAAGATTCCGATATGCACTTGTTATAA